A window from Carassius gibelio isolate Cgi1373 ecotype wild population from Czech Republic chromosome B3, carGib1.2-hapl.c, whole genome shotgun sequence encodes these proteins:
- the LOC127953449 gene encoding THAP domain-containing protein 1 isoform X2 — MSYCCVPGCTSYQRKGCDKDLSFHRFPSDPKVCREWIVKIRRDVGPYFQVTDNTRVCSKHFTPDCIARSLTGLHKLNHGGVATLFTWSCELKPRRTLERHQSVNDIETFEEDEEENHSFSDQNTGEQRAAECSTEGDCSSDKRK; from the exons ATGTCGTATTGTTGTGTACCAGGCTGTACATCCTATCAACGGAAAGGGTGCGATAAAGATTTGTCGTTTCATCGCTTTCCGAGTGATCCAAAAGTCTGCCGTGAATGGATTGTGAAAATAAGAAGAGATGTTGGACCTTACTTTCAG GTTACAGACAACACGAGAGTATGCTCCAAACATTTTACCCCGGACTGCATTGCACGATCGCTCACTGGTTTACATAAACTGAACCATGGAGGCGTGGCAACTTTATTTACGTGGAGCTGTGAGCTGAAGCCCAGGAGGACACTTGAGCGACATCAGAG TGTTAATGATATTGAAACATTTGAGGAGGACGAAGAGGAGAACCATTCATTTTCTGATCAGAACACAGGAGAACA AAGAGCAGCTGAATGCAGCACAGAAGGAGATTGCTCGTCtgacaaaagaaaatga
- the LOC127953449 gene encoding uncharacterized protein LOC127953449 isoform X1 codes for MGEETHSETQRDVDAEKSVDMWTGLVIAIRRFHASAILKSKARLQWEETRKYCLQSQVTDNTRVCSKHFTPDCIARSLTGLHKLNHGGVATLFTWSCELKPRRTLERHQSVNDIETFEEDEEENHSFSDQNTGEQRAAECSTEGDCSSDKRK; via the exons atgggtGAAGAAACGCATTCTGAAACGCAACGTGATGTAGATGCTGAAAAGAG TGTGGACATGTGGACAGGGCTGGTGATTGCTATACGCCGATTTCACGCATCCGCCATTTTGAAATCAAAAGCGAGGCTCCAGTGGGAAGAAACCCGGAAGTATTGCCTCCAATCACAG GTTACAGACAACACGAGAGTATGCTCCAAACATTTTACCCCGGACTGCATTGCACGATCGCTCACTGGTTTACATAAACTGAACCATGGAGGCGTGGCAACTTTATTTACGTGGAGCTGTGAGCTGAAGCCCAGGAGGACACTTGAGCGACATCAGAG TGTTAATGATATTGAAACATTTGAGGAGGACGAAGAGGAGAACCATTCATTTTCTGATCAGAACACAGGAGAACA AAGAGCAGCTGAATGCAGCACAGAAGGAGATTGCTCGTCtgacaaaagaaaatga
- the LOC127953353 gene encoding zinc finger protein 883 isoform X3, translating into MEFVKEEREENTSEPETFTIKDEEPETWRIKDEEPETWRINDEESETWRIKDEEPETWRINDEDPETWRIKDEESETWRIQHEEPETWRIKEEEQETLRIKHEEPETLRIKHEEQGEFIEEKEENEESSEVEEKNRVKTGGKPLICSQTKQTYLKKKRVKKSFTCTQCGKSFTFKSNLKRHMRVHTGEKPFTCNQCRKSFTHQLSLKCHMRVHTGEKPFTCDQCGKSFTHKSNLKCHMRVHTGEKPFTCDQCGKSFTQPSNLKDHMKIHTGEKQHACDQCSKKFLWASLLKKHLKAHAKKQPHSCHLCGKSFLLLQSLKEHQKIHTGVREYMCVECEKTFRSESSLKLHERIHTGEKPYECSHCGMRFSVSSTLKTHDRIHTGEKPYKCSHCDKRFSVSSSLKTHERIHTGEKPYKCSHCDERFSRSSNLRAHERIHTGKKPYKCSHCDEKFSHPSRLKTHERIHTGKKPYKCSHCNKRFSQSSNLKTHERIHTGEKPYKCSHCDEKFRHLAHLKRHERIHTGEKPYKCSHCDKRFNNLLCLKRHERVHTGEKPYKCSHCDKKFSQSSSLKKHERIHAGEKPYKCSHCDKRFSQSSNLKTHERIHTGEKPYKCSHCDKRFGVSSSLKTHERIHTGEKPYKCSHCDERFSRSSNLKTHERIHPGEKAHKRNAHGTCSIKSSVIHSQTKTNHSKALYRRRRI; encoded by the exons atggagtttgtgaaagaggagagagaagagaacacGAGTGAACCAGAAACTTTCACAATAAAagacgaggaaccagaaacctggagaataaaagacgaggaaccagaaacttgGAGAATAAACGACGAGGaatcagaaacctggagaataaaagacgaggaaccagaaacctggagaataaacgACGAGGatccagaaacctggagaataaaagacGAGGaatcagaaacctggagaatacaacacgaggaaccagaaacctggagaataaaagaaGAGGAGCAAGAAACtttgagaataaaacacgaggaaccagaaactttgagaataaaacacgaggaacaaggag agttcattgaagaaaaagaggaaaatgaagaatCAAGTGAAGTTGAGGAGAAAAATCGTGTCAAAACTGGTGGAAAACCTTTGATTtgctctcaaaccaaacagacatatttaaagaaaaaaagagttaagaaatctttcacctgcactcagtgtggaaagagtttcacatttaaatcaaatcttaaacgtcacatgagagttcatactggagagaaaccattcacttgCAATCAATGCAGGAAGAGCTTCACACATCAActaagtcttaagtgtcacatgagagttcatactggagagaaaccattcacttgcgatcagtgcgggaagagtttcacacataAATCAaatcttaagtgtcacatgagagttcatactggagagaaaccattcacttgcgatcagtgcgggaagagtttcacacaaccATCAAACCTCAAGGATCACAtgaaaatccacactggagagaagcagcATGCATGTGATCAATGCAGTAAAAAGTTTTTATGGGCTTCACTTCTGAAGAAACACTTGAAAGCTCATGCAAAGAAGCAgccacattcatgtcatttgtgtggtaagagttttttgcttctacaaagtttgaaagaacatcagaaaatacatactggtgtgagagagtacatgtgcgttgagtgtgaaaagacttttaggTCAGAGAGCAGTTTAAAACtgcatgagaggatccacactggagagaaaccttatgagtgttcacactgtggaatgagattcagtgtgtcatcgactctgaaaacacatgataggattcacactggagaaaaaccttacaagtgttcacactgtgacaagagattcagtgtgtcatcgagtctaaaaacacatgagaggatccacactggagagaaaccttacaagtgttcacactgtgacgagAGATTCAGTCGTTCATCAAATCTGAGagcacatgagaggattcacactggaaagaaaccttacaagtgttcacactgtgacgagAAATTCAGTCATCCATCacgtctgaaaacacatgagaggattcacactggaaagaaaccttacaagtgttcacactgtaacaagagattcagtcagtcatcaaatctgaaaacacatgagaggattcacactggagagaaaccttacaagtgttcacactgtgacgagAAATTCCGTCATTTAGCacatctgaaaagacatgagaggattcacactggagagaaaccttataagtgttcacactgtgacaagagattcaacaATTTATTAtgtctgaaaagacatgagagggttcacactggagagaaaccttacaagtgttcacactgtgacaagaaatTCAGTcagtcatcaagtctgaaaaaacatgagaggattcacgctggagagaaaccttacaagtgttcacactgtgacaagagatttagtcagtcatcaaatctgaaaacacatgagaggattcacactggagagaaaccttacaagtgttcacactgtgacaagagattcggtGTGTCAtcgagtctgaaaacacatgagaggatccacactggagagaaaccttacaagtgttcacactgtgatgagagattcagtcgttcatcaaatctgaaaaccCATGAGAGGATTCACCCAGGAGAGAAAGCACATAAACGCAATGCACATGGGACGTGTTCCATTAAGTCTTCTGTTATACACAGTCAAACAAAAACCAACCACAGTAAGGCCCTGTACAGGCGGAGACGCATTTag